The Mycobacterium seoulense genome has a window encoding:
- the cobF gene encoding precorrin-6A synthase (deacetylating) — MSRHIHVIGIGAGDPDYLTVQAIDALNDTDVFFAMDKGETKSDLVALRRRICARFIRDPGYRFVELPDPKRSADPDYREAVADWHAARARVWAAAIADELGPDGVGAFLAWGDPSLYDSTLRILDAIKAEAAELEFTFDVIPGITAVQALTARHRVPLNEVGEPVLITTGRKLRAHGLHGSAVVMLDAECSFQVCPPRTRIWWGAYLGTADELLVTGTVGEVGPRIAALRAEARARHGWIMDTYLLRPAD; from the coding sequence GTGAGCCGGCATATCCACGTCATCGGCATCGGCGCCGGTGATCCCGACTACCTGACCGTTCAGGCGATCGACGCGCTCAACGACACCGACGTGTTCTTCGCGATGGACAAGGGCGAGACGAAAAGCGACCTGGTCGCGCTGCGACGGCGGATCTGCGCCCGGTTCATCCGCGACCCGGGCTACCGCTTCGTCGAGCTGCCCGACCCCAAGCGGTCGGCCGATCCCGACTACCGCGAGGCCGTTGCCGACTGGCATGCCGCGCGGGCGCGGGTCTGGGCCGCGGCCATCGCCGACGAGCTGGGCCCCGACGGGGTCGGGGCCTTCCTGGCCTGGGGCGACCCGTCGCTGTACGACAGCACGCTGCGCATCCTGGACGCCATCAAGGCCGAAGCCGCCGAGCTCGAGTTCACCTTCGATGTCATCCCCGGCATCACCGCGGTGCAGGCGCTGACGGCCCGGCACCGCGTCCCGCTCAACGAGGTCGGTGAACCGGTCCTCATCACCACCGGCCGAAAGCTGCGCGCGCACGGGCTGCACGGGTCCGCGGTCGTCATGCTCGACGCCGAATGCTCCTTCCAGGTCTGCCCGCCGCGCACCCGGATCTGGTGGGGCGCCTACCTGGGCACCGCCGACGAGCTGCTGGTGACGGGCACCGTGGGCGAGGTCGGCCCGCGCATCGCGGCGCTGCGGGCCGAGGCGCGGGCGCGCCACGGCTGGATCATGGACACCTATTTACTCAGACCGGCAGACTGA
- a CDS encoding STAS domain-containing protein, with the protein MSSVAESPSTLAVATRTDQSVVILTVDGALDTTNSAALRDHILKATLDGPTAVIVNVSALKVLAESAWSTFIGAHWQIRDNPNVPVMLVCAHRGTREAITRSGVAYFMPVYSTEKAAMKALSQQSRRAVRRADAQLPADLTSLRESRRLVREWLTAWSQSTLIPVALVVVNVFVENVLEHTASVPVVRIESHGATATIAVSDSSHAPAVRLPSPAKGIDVSGLAIVDALSRAWGSTSTSAGKTVWAVIGPENQL; encoded by the coding sequence GTGAGCAGCGTAGCTGAATCCCCCAGCACACTGGCCGTCGCGACGCGGACAGATCAATCGGTGGTCATCCTGACGGTCGACGGTGCGCTCGACACCACCAATTCCGCGGCTCTACGCGACCACATCTTGAAGGCCACGCTGGACGGGCCCACCGCCGTCATCGTCAACGTCTCCGCCCTCAAGGTCCTCGCCGAATCGGCGTGGTCGACGTTCATCGGCGCACATTGGCAGATTCGCGACAATCCGAACGTTCCGGTCATGCTGGTCTGCGCGCACCGCGGCACGCGGGAGGCGATCACCCGCAGCGGCGTCGCCTACTTCATGCCGGTGTACTCGACGGAGAAGGCGGCGATGAAGGCGCTCAGCCAGCAGAGCCGGCGTGCCGTGCGTCGCGCCGACGCGCAGCTGCCCGCCGACCTGACCAGCCTGCGGGAATCACGCCGCCTGGTCCGTGAGTGGCTCACCGCGTGGTCGCAGTCCACGCTCATCCCCGTCGCGTTGGTGGTGGTCAACGTGTTCGTCGAGAACGTGCTGGAGCACACCGCCAGCGTTCCGGTGGTCCGGATCGAGAGCCATGGCGCGACGGCGACCATCGCGGTGTCCGACAGCAGTCATGCCCCGGCCGTGCGGCTGCCGTCGCCGGCGAAGGGCATCGACGTGTCCGGCCTGGCGATCGTCGACGCGTTGTCACGCGCGTGGGGCAGCACGTCCACCTCGGCGGGCAAGACGGTGTGGGCGGTCATCGGCCCCGAAAACCAGCTCTGA
- a CDS encoding zinc finger domain-containing protein has protein sequence MVPGIAALGPDALELSADDLAGLLAGNTGRIKTVITDQKVIAGIGNAYSDEILHVAKISPFATAGKLTDEQLTTLHDAMVSVLRDAVSRSVGQGAATLKGEKRSGLRVHARTGLPCPVCGDTVREVSFADKSFQYCPTCQTGGKVLADRRMSRLLK, from the coding sequence CTGGTGCCCGGGATCGCCGCCCTCGGCCCCGACGCCCTCGAGCTCAGCGCCGACGATCTCGCCGGACTGCTGGCCGGCAATACCGGGCGGATCAAGACGGTCATCACCGACCAGAAAGTGATCGCCGGCATCGGCAACGCCTACAGCGACGAGATCCTGCACGTGGCCAAGATCTCGCCGTTCGCCACCGCGGGCAAGCTCACCGACGAGCAGCTCACCACCCTGCACGACGCGATGGTGTCCGTCCTGCGGGACGCCGTGAGCCGATCCGTGGGCCAGGGGGCGGCCACGCTCAAGGGCGAGAAGCGCTCCGGACTGCGGGTGCATGCGCGCACCGGTCTGCCCTGCCCGGTGTGCGGGGACACCGTGCGCGAAGTTTCCTTCGCCGACAAGTCTTTTCAGTACTGCCCGACGTGCCAGACCGGTGGCAAGGTGCTGGCCGACCGGCGGATGTCGCGGCTGCTCAAGTAG
- a CDS encoding DUF4873 domain-containing protein has product MTRPRDPAEPRHPIAILGAHPGVQSALLRAGVSDFMALDGPAAEVRSRFDEGTDTWMLTTAGGEDVRARAVIAADRPPFVPWLPDIAGRDAFLGESFHAAEWAPGFDPSGKRLAVVGTDATAGHHIGRLIQTAASVTVFPLSPRRVVTEVPLWSTRVRRWLGRRVRPTAERPSVSVAGSAIEAVTASGIGTHDGVDHPVDAIVYGTGFSIRDEPADDTLVGAGGLSIRQAWQDGMEPFYGVAVRGFPNYFFITGPDAGAQARYIAECLRLMKRTASRRIEVRSSSLRVFNERAQLTPDPAPPVASAFDLSSAAPDRDDTYDGAATLEIAGATHPVRVRLTGHLDPIDGRYHWQGTVFGSPSRPLPDEVLRQTRSATLTVGRRSAAARIVEQTPWGTHSVTGVGAPPYARN; this is encoded by the coding sequence GTGACGCGGCCGCGCGACCCCGCCGAGCCCCGCCACCCGATAGCCATCCTCGGCGCGCACCCCGGCGTCCAATCGGCGTTGCTGCGCGCCGGTGTCAGCGATTTCATGGCCCTCGACGGGCCGGCCGCCGAGGTCCGGTCGAGGTTCGACGAGGGCACCGACACCTGGATGCTGACGACGGCCGGCGGCGAGGATGTGCGGGCGCGGGCCGTCATCGCCGCGGACCGGCCGCCCTTCGTCCCTTGGCTGCCGGACATCGCCGGCCGCGACGCCTTCCTCGGCGAGTCGTTTCACGCTGCCGAGTGGGCTCCCGGCTTCGATCCGTCCGGCAAGCGCCTCGCGGTGGTGGGCACCGACGCCACCGCCGGCCACCACATCGGCCGGCTGATCCAGACGGCGGCATCGGTCACCGTCTTTCCCCTGTCCCCGCGCCGCGTGGTCACCGAGGTCCCGCTGTGGTCGACCCGGGTCCGACGCTGGCTGGGCCGCCGCGTCCGACCGACCGCCGAGCGCCCTTCGGTCAGCGTGGCCGGGTCGGCGATCGAGGCCGTGACCGCGTCGGGCATCGGCACTCACGACGGCGTCGATCACCCCGTCGATGCCATCGTCTACGGCACCGGGTTCTCGATCCGTGACGAGCCGGCCGATGACACGCTCGTCGGCGCCGGCGGGCTGAGCATCCGGCAGGCATGGCAGGACGGCATGGAGCCGTTCTACGGCGTGGCGGTTCGCGGCTTCCCCAATTACTTCTTCATCACCGGGCCCGACGCCGGCGCCCAGGCGCGCTACATCGCCGAATGCCTCCGGCTGATGAAGCGCACAGCCAGCCGCCGCATCGAGGTGCGCTCCAGCAGCCTGCGAGTCTTCAACGAGCGGGCGCAGCTGACGCCCGACCCGGCCCCTCCGGTGGCGTCCGCCTTCGACCTGTCGTCCGCCGCGCCCGATCGCGACGACACCTATGACGGCGCGGCGACACTGGAAATCGCCGGCGCCACCCATCCCGTGCGCGTCCGGCTGACCGGCCACCTCGACCCGATCGACGGCCGCTACCACTGGCAGGGGACGGTGTTCGGTTCGCCGTCGCGGCCCCTGCCGGACGAGGTGCTCAGGCAAACGCGGTCCGCGACGTTGACGGTGGGCCGGCGCAGCGCCGCCGCGCGGATCGTTGAGCAAACGCCGTGGGGGACGCACTCGGTGACCGGGGTGGGTGCGCCGCCGTACGCGCGCAACTGA
- a CDS encoding SDR family oxidoreductase has protein sequence MTRQKILITGASSGLGAGMARAFAAKGRDLALCARRTDRLDELKAELSQRYPGIKIAVAALDVNDHEQVPKVFGELSDELGGIDRVIVNAGIGKGAKLGSGKLWANKATIETNLVAALVQIETALEMFNKNGSGHLVLISSVLGNKGVPGVKAAYAASKAGLSSLGESLRAEYARGPIKVSVIEPGYIESEMTAKSNSTMLMVDNETGVNALVAAIERESGRAAVPWWPWAPLVQVMRVLPPPLTKWFA, from the coding sequence GTGACTCGTCAGAAGATTCTCATCACGGGCGCCAGCTCCGGCCTGGGCGCCGGCATGGCGCGCGCCTTCGCCGCCAAGGGCCGCGACCTGGCGTTGTGCGCCCGACGCACCGACCGGCTCGACGAGCTGAAAGCCGAGCTGTCGCAACGGTATCCCGGCATCAAGATCGCCGTCGCCGCGTTGGACGTCAACGACCACGAACAGGTGCCGAAGGTCTTCGGCGAACTGAGTGACGAGCTGGGCGGCATCGACCGGGTCATCGTAAACGCCGGCATCGGCAAGGGCGCCAAGCTCGGCTCGGGCAAGTTGTGGGCCAACAAGGCGACCATCGAGACCAACCTGGTGGCCGCGCTCGTGCAGATCGAGACCGCGCTGGAGATGTTCAACAAGAACGGTTCGGGTCATCTGGTGCTGATCTCATCGGTGCTCGGCAACAAGGGAGTGCCCGGCGTCAAGGCCGCCTACGCCGCGAGCAAGGCCGGGTTGAGCTCGCTGGGTGAATCGCTGCGCGCCGAGTACGCCAGGGGCCCGATCAAAGTGTCGGTCATCGAACCTGGGTACATCGAGTCGGAGATGACCGCCAAGTCGAACAGCACAATGTTAATGGTGGACAACGAGACTGGCGTCAACGCGCTCGTCGCGGCCATCGAACGCGAGTCCGGCCGGGCGGCGGTGCCGTGGTGGCCGTGGGCGCCGCTGGTACAGGTGATGCGGGTGCTGCCGCCCCCGCTCACCAAGTGGTTCGCCTAG
- a CDS encoding TetR/AcrR family transcriptional regulator, with protein MTAEGRRQQILDVTHTIVDAEGFHAATPNRIAETAGINRSLIYQLFGDPAGLFVALIDREAARAGAQFAEAVSGLDAVAEDQSLVVAFDGVLAAVDAHPATWRLFLFPPQGAPPELYARLAQSQAVVLEFFVTELLRTNPHVHDPEYTARILHAAGRELLQLHLSEPETATVDRLRTFVRRLGSDVMSRTG; from the coding sequence ATGACCGCCGAAGGCCGGCGCCAGCAGATACTCGATGTCACGCACACGATCGTCGACGCCGAGGGGTTCCACGCGGCAACACCGAACCGCATCGCCGAGACGGCCGGCATCAATCGGTCGTTGATCTATCAGCTGTTCGGCGACCCGGCGGGACTCTTCGTCGCACTGATCGACCGTGAGGCGGCCCGGGCCGGCGCCCAGTTCGCCGAGGCGGTCTCGGGGTTGGATGCCGTCGCCGAGGACCAGTCACTCGTGGTCGCGTTCGACGGCGTCCTGGCCGCGGTCGACGCCCACCCGGCAACGTGGCGACTGTTCTTGTTCCCGCCGCAGGGCGCTCCACCGGAGTTGTATGCGAGGCTGGCTCAATCGCAGGCCGTCGTGTTGGAGTTCTTCGTCACCGAGCTGCTGCGCACCAATCCCCACGTGCACGACCCCGAATACACCGCGCGGATCCTGCACGCCGCCGGACGCGAACTGCTGCAGCTGCACCTGAGCGAGCCGGAGACCGCGACCGTCGACCGGTTGCGCACTTTCGTGCGGCGGCTCGGCTCCGACGTCATGAGTCGAACTGGTTGA
- the pcrA gene encoding DNA helicase PcrA: MSVYVTDANLASEADQLLEGLNPQQRQAVVHEGSPLLIVAGAGSGKTAVLTRRIAYLIAARGVGVGQILAITFTNKAAAEMRERVVRLVGNRARAMWVSTFHSTCVRILRNQASLIEGLNSNFSIYDADDSRRLLQMIGRDMGLDIKRYSPRLLANAISNLKNELIDPGDAVAKLTDDSDDLSRTVASVYGEYQRRLRAANALDFDDLIGETVAVLRAFPQIAQHYRRRFRHVLVDEYQDTNHAQYVLVRELVGHGAAESSDDVPPAELCVVGDADQSIYAFRGATIRNIEDFERDYPDAITILLEQNYRSTQNILSAANSVIARNSGRRDKRLWTDAGAGELIVGYVADNEHDEARFVAEEIDALADRGEITYNDVAVFYRTNNSSRSFEEVFIRAGIPYKVVGGVRFYERKEIRDIVAYLRVLDNPGDAVSMRRILNTPRRGIGDRAEACVAVYAENTGASFADALMAAAEGKVPMLNSRAEKAIAGFVELLDELRGRLDEDLGDLVESVLERTGYRRELESSTDPQELARLDNLNELVSVAHEFSTDRANAAALGESLQAPADEDVPDTGVLAEFLERVSLVSDSDEIPENDAGMVTLMTLHTAKGLEFPVVFVTGWEDGMFPHMRALDDPVELSEERRLAYVGITRARQRLYVSRAVVRSSWGQPMLNPESRFLREIPQELIEWRRTAPAPSFSAPVSGAGRFGTPRAAPTRSGAGKRPLLVLEPGDRVTHDKYGLGRVEEVSGVGESAMSLIDFGSAGRVKLMHNHAPISKL; encoded by the coding sequence ATGAGTGTGTACGTAACCGATGCCAATCTGGCCTCCGAAGCAGATCAGCTGCTCGAAGGCCTCAATCCGCAACAACGCCAGGCGGTGGTGCACGAGGGCTCGCCGCTGTTGATCGTCGCGGGGGCGGGGTCGGGCAAGACCGCGGTGCTGACGCGCCGCATCGCCTATCTCATCGCGGCGCGCGGCGTGGGGGTGGGCCAAATTCTGGCCATCACCTTCACCAACAAGGCCGCGGCCGAGATGCGCGAACGTGTGGTACGGCTGGTGGGCAACCGCGCCCGCGCCATGTGGGTGTCCACCTTCCACTCGACCTGTGTGCGCATCCTGCGCAACCAGGCGTCGTTGATCGAAGGGCTCAACTCCAACTTCTCGATCTATGACGCCGACGATTCCCGCCGCCTGCTGCAGATGATCGGGCGCGACATGGGGCTCGACATCAAGCGCTACTCGCCCCGGCTGCTGGCCAACGCGATCTCCAACCTGAAGAACGAGCTGATCGACCCCGGCGATGCGGTCGCCAAACTGACGGATGATTCCGACGACCTGAGCCGCACCGTGGCCTCCGTCTACGGCGAGTACCAGCGGCGGCTGCGTGCGGCGAACGCGCTGGACTTCGATGACCTGATCGGCGAGACCGTCGCGGTGCTGCGGGCCTTCCCGCAGATCGCTCAGCACTACCGGCGGCGGTTCCGTCATGTCCTGGTCGACGAGTATCAGGACACCAACCACGCGCAGTACGTGCTGGTGCGGGAACTGGTCGGTCACGGCGCGGCGGAGTCGTCCGACGACGTGCCGCCGGCGGAATTGTGCGTGGTCGGTGACGCCGATCAATCGATCTATGCGTTCCGCGGTGCGACCATCCGCAACATCGAGGACTTCGAACGCGACTACCCGGACGCGATAACCATTCTCCTGGAACAGAATTACCGCTCGACGCAGAACATCCTGTCGGCCGCCAACTCGGTGATCGCCCGCAATTCCGGACGCCGGGACAAGCGGCTGTGGACCGACGCCGGCGCCGGCGAATTGATCGTCGGCTACGTCGCGGACAACGAGCACGACGAGGCCAGGTTCGTGGCCGAGGAGATCGACGCGCTCGCCGATCGGGGCGAGATCACCTACAACGACGTGGCGGTGTTCTACCGCACCAACAATTCGTCGCGGTCTTTCGAAGAGGTGTTCATTCGCGCTGGCATCCCCTACAAAGTCGTTGGGGGAGTGCGCTTCTACGAGCGCAAAGAGATCCGCGACATCGTCGCCTATCTGCGGGTGCTGGACAACCCCGGCGATGCGGTCAGCATGCGGCGCATCCTCAACACCCCGCGCCGCGGGATCGGGGATCGTGCCGAGGCCTGCGTGGCGGTGTACGCCGAGAACACCGGCGCGAGTTTCGCCGACGCGCTGATGGCCGCCGCCGAAGGCAAAGTGCCGATGCTCAATTCACGCGCGGAGAAGGCGATCGCCGGGTTCGTCGAGCTGCTCGACGAACTCAGGGGCCGCCTCGACGAAGATCTCGGTGATCTGGTCGAATCGGTGCTCGAACGTACCGGCTATCGGCGGGAGTTGGAGTCCTCCACCGACCCGCAGGAGCTGGCCCGCTTGGACAACCTCAACGAACTCGTCAGCGTGGCACACGAATTCAGCACCGACCGGGCCAACGCCGCCGCGCTGGGCGAGTCGCTGCAGGCCCCGGCCGACGAAGACGTGCCGGACACCGGTGTGCTCGCCGAATTCCTGGAACGCGTCTCGCTGGTGTCCGACAGCGACGAGATACCCGAGAACGACGCCGGCATGGTCACCTTGATGACGCTGCACACGGCCAAGGGGCTGGAGTTCCCCGTGGTGTTCGTCACCGGCTGGGAGGACGGGATGTTCCCGCACATGCGGGCGCTGGACGACCCGGTCGAACTGTCGGAGGAGCGGAGGCTGGCTTACGTCGGCATCACCCGCGCCCGTCAGCGGCTGTATGTGAGCAGGGCCGTCGTGCGGTCCTCCTGGGGCCAGCCCATGCTGAACCCGGAATCCCGCTTCCTGCGGGAGATTCCGCAGGAACTCATCGAGTGGCGGCGCACCGCGCCGGCCCCCTCGTTCAGCGCGCCGGTGAGCGGCGCCGGCCGGTTCGGCACCCCGCGCGCGGCCCCGACCCGCTCGGGCGCGGGTAAGCGCCCGCTGCTGGTGCTCGAGCCGGGCGACCGGGTGACGCACGACAAGTACGGGCTGGGACGGGTCGAGGAAGTTTCCGGGGTCGGTGAATCCGCCATGTCCCTCATCGATTTCGGCAGCGCGGGACGGGTCAAGCTGATGCACAACCACGCCCCGATCAGCAAGCTCTAG
- a CDS encoding AurF N-oxygenase family protein produces MTSAVKPGGPSREEFSERLLRGSVKKSYEPIVDIDWDAPLDPDKFYLPPRLVSLYGTPMWDELTREQQIELSRQELVNTLSAGIWFENMLNQSLLRTILHEDPTSSSTHYKLTELGDETRHMVMFGKAIERIGAKPVRPRLFHRMIINALPLAFQRGSMLWVAALIGEEIFDSLQRQMMDDPELQPIIQRLMRIHVTEEARHIQFARDGARKRVAEMPRLNRWFMANINGLGGYFFNYLFSNPIPYARSGLDPKRARRIARTSPHRRDIQVAGFAPLAAFLTEVGLLGPIARRGWKRSRFL; encoded by the coding sequence ATGACCTCAGCTGTGAAGCCAGGTGGGCCGAGTCGTGAAGAGTTCTCCGAGCGCCTGCTCAGGGGCTCGGTGAAGAAGTCCTACGAACCGATCGTCGACATCGACTGGGACGCCCCGCTGGACCCCGACAAGTTCTACCTGCCGCCGCGGCTGGTGTCGCTCTACGGGACGCCGATGTGGGACGAGCTGACCCGCGAACAACAAATCGAGCTGTCCCGCCAGGAGCTGGTCAACACGCTCTCGGCCGGGATCTGGTTCGAGAACATGCTCAACCAGTCGCTGCTGCGCACGATCCTGCACGAAGACCCCACCAGCTCCTCGACCCACTACAAGCTGACCGAACTCGGTGACGAGACCCGTCACATGGTGATGTTCGGCAAGGCCATCGAGCGCATCGGCGCAAAGCCGGTGCGGCCAAGGCTGTTTCACCGCATGATCATCAACGCGCTGCCGCTGGCGTTTCAGCGGGGCTCGATGTTGTGGGTGGCCGCCCTGATCGGCGAAGAGATCTTCGACTCGCTGCAGCGGCAGATGATGGACGACCCCGAGTTGCAGCCGATCATCCAGCGGCTCATGCGAATTCACGTCACCGAGGAAGCGCGCCACATCCAGTTCGCCCGCGACGGCGCCCGCAAACGCGTCGCCGAGATGCCCCGGCTCAACCGCTGGTTCATGGCCAACATCAATGGGCTGGGCGGGTACTTCTTCAACTACCTGTTCAGCAACCCGATCCCGTATGCGCGCTCCGGCCTGGACCCGAAGCGGGCGCGACGGATCGCGCGGACCAGCCCGCATCGCCGCGACATCCAGGTCGCCGGTTTCGCCCCGCTGGCGGCGTTCCTGACCGAGGTGGGCCTGCTGGGCCCCATCGCCCGCCGCGGCTGGAAGCGCAGCAGATTTCTGTGA
- the pgi gene encoding glucose-6-phosphate isomerase, with the protein MATVQSLPDITATPAWDALRRHHEQIGSTHLRQLFDEDPDRGRELNVSVGDLYIDYSKHRITRETLRLLIDLARTANLEERRDQMFAGAHINVSEDRAVLHTALRLPRDAELIVDGRNVVEDVHAVLDRMGDFTDRLRSGEWTGATGKRISTVVNIGIGGSDLGPVMVYQALRHYADAGISARFVSNVDPADLIATLADLDPATTLFIVASKTFSTLETLTNATAARRWLTDALGDAAVAKHFVAVSTNKRLVDDFGINTDNMFGFWDWVGGRYSVDSAIGLSVMAAIGKEAFADFLSGFHIVDRHFTTAPLESNAPALLGLIGLWYSNFMGAQSRAVLPYSNDLARFAAYLQQLTMESNGKSTRADGTPVTTDTGEIFWGEPGTNGQHAFYQLLHQGTRLVPADFIGFSQPLDDLPTVEGTGSMHDLLMSNFFAQTQVLAFGKSAEEIAAEGTPADIVPHKVMPGNRPSTSILADRLTPSVLGQLIALYEHQVFTEGVIWGIDSFDQWGVELGKTQAKALLPVITSDNSPAPQSDSSTDALVRRYRTERGRVS; encoded by the coding sequence ATGGCCACCGTGCAAAGCCTCCCCGACATCACCGCCACGCCAGCGTGGGATGCCCTGCGCAGGCACCACGAGCAGATCGGCTCGACCCATCTGCGCCAGTTGTTCGACGAGGATCCCGACCGCGGCCGCGAACTGAACGTCTCGGTCGGCGACCTCTACATCGACTACAGCAAACACCGCATCACGCGAGAGACGCTGCGGCTACTCATCGATCTGGCGCGCACGGCTAACCTCGAAGAGCGTCGCGACCAGATGTTCGCCGGCGCGCACATCAACGTCTCGGAGGACAGGGCGGTGTTGCACACCGCGCTGCGACTGCCCCGGGACGCCGAACTGATCGTCGACGGCCGCAACGTCGTCGAGGACGTGCACGCCGTGCTGGACCGGATGGGTGACTTCACCGACCGGTTACGCAGCGGTGAATGGACCGGGGCCACCGGGAAAAGAATCAGCACCGTGGTCAACATCGGCATCGGCGGATCGGATCTGGGTCCGGTGATGGTCTATCAGGCGCTGCGCCACTACGCCGATGCCGGGATCTCGGCCCGCTTCGTCTCGAACGTCGACCCCGCCGACCTGATCGCCACCCTCGCCGACTTGGACCCCGCCACAACGCTTTTCATCGTAGCGTCGAAGACGTTCTCCACGCTGGAAACCCTGACCAACGCGACTGCGGCGCGCCGCTGGCTGACCGACGCGCTCGGCGACGCCGCGGTGGCCAAGCATTTCGTGGCTGTTTCGACCAACAAGCGACTGGTCGACGACTTCGGCATCAACACCGACAACATGTTCGGCTTCTGGGATTGGGTCGGCGGACGGTACTCGGTCGACTCGGCGATCGGCCTGTCGGTGATGGCGGCGATCGGCAAGGAGGCCTTCGCCGATTTCTTGTCCGGATTCCACATCGTGGACCGGCATTTCACGACCGCCCCGCTGGAATCCAACGCGCCGGCGCTGCTCGGGCTGATCGGGCTGTGGTACTCCAATTTCATGGGCGCCCAATCGCGCGCGGTGCTGCCCTATTCCAACGACTTGGCGCGATTCGCGGCGTATCTGCAACAGCTGACGATGGAATCCAACGGCAAGTCGACCCGCGCCGACGGCACACCGGTTACCACCGACACCGGCGAAATCTTCTGGGGCGAGCCGGGAACCAACGGCCAGCATGCCTTCTACCAATTGCTGCACCAGGGCACCCGGCTGGTGCCGGCCGACTTCATCGGCTTCAGCCAGCCCCTCGACGACCTACCCACCGTCGAGGGCACCGGCAGCATGCACGACTTGCTGATGAGCAACTTCTTCGCCCAGACCCAGGTGCTGGCGTTCGGCAAGAGCGCCGAGGAGATCGCCGCCGAAGGCACGCCGGCCGACATCGTGCCGCACAAGGTGATGCCCGGCAACCGGCCGTCGACCTCGATCCTGGCCGACCGGCTCACCCCGTCGGTGCTGGGCCAGCTGATCGCGCTCTACGAGCATCAGGTCTTCACCGAGGGCGTCATCTGGGGCATCGACTCGTTCGACCAGTGGGGCGTGGAACTCGGCAAGACGCAGGCGAAAGCGCTGCTCCCGGTGATCACGTCCGACAACTCGCCGGCGCCGCAGTCGGACAGCTCGACCGATGCGCTGGTCCGCCGCTACCGGACAGAGCGCGGGAGGGTCAGCTAA
- a CDS encoding oxygenase MpaB family protein — translation MVTYYPELARRVRSQRDLLPDLYGDFDFDRRPDRLATEPDADSALPTWIADRARILEDDRVVELMSTATLLGDVVADPYAALMNSHSVTHLIDMLKTACREGIEAVADAPPELAAFITAMEATPGWIDFDLVREGARQERIPAALLAPFITRGAFIATFTNTYAALPMALTGALSGKRAARRVNETASFFAVTTLPGALDRYGPGFEAAAMVRLMHSMVRYNALKRSDKWDTAIYGMPVPQVDQMPAGMIGQYLLARRARQQGRSKFTAAERAVIEFARYRCFLLGLPEELLPAEPADIIHVMHARSALLRHGFDSICQELVRGTMAAYLRPDTTLFDRCAEAVEKSFSKLTFVRTFCNGDREIAEAMGVSMGPTDLLRVALTAPFIIGRFNVVSQASRIPVLRDITDAYVIGLLKLRLATYGKPEFTTDATHYTPVPH, via the coding sequence ATGGTCACGTACTACCCCGAACTCGCGCGGCGGGTCCGCAGCCAGCGCGACCTGCTGCCCGACCTCTACGGAGATTTCGACTTCGACAGGCGACCGGATCGCCTGGCCACCGAGCCCGACGCCGACTCCGCCCTGCCCACCTGGATCGCCGACCGCGCACGGATTCTGGAAGACGACCGCGTCGTCGAGTTGATGAGCACGGCCACCCTGCTCGGCGACGTCGTCGCGGATCCCTATGCGGCCCTGATGAACTCGCACAGCGTCACGCACCTGATCGACATGCTCAAGACGGCCTGCCGCGAGGGAATCGAGGCGGTGGCCGACGCGCCGCCCGAACTGGCGGCGTTCATCACCGCCATGGAGGCCACCCCGGGGTGGATCGACTTCGACCTGGTCCGGGAGGGTGCTCGCCAAGAACGCATCCCCGCGGCGCTGCTGGCCCCATTCATCACGCGCGGGGCCTTCATCGCGACTTTCACCAACACCTACGCAGCGCTGCCGATGGCGCTGACCGGAGCGCTCTCGGGCAAGCGGGCAGCGCGCCGCGTCAACGAGACCGCCAGCTTCTTCGCCGTCACCACACTGCCCGGCGCGCTGGACCGCTATGGCCCCGGCTTTGAAGCCGCCGCGATGGTTCGGCTGATGCACTCGATGGTCCGCTACAACGCCCTCAAGAGATCCGACAAGTGGGATACAGCGATCTACGGCATGCCGGTACCCCAGGTCGACCAGATGCCCGCCGGGATGATCGGCCAGTACCTGCTGGCCCGCCGGGCGCGTCAACAGGGCCGGTCGAAGTTCACCGCCGCAGAACGCGCCGTCATCGAATTCGCCAGGTATCGCTGCTTTCTGCTCGGGTTGCCGGAGGAGCTGCTGCCCGCGGAACCCGCCGACATCATCCACGTCATGCACGCGCGCTCGGCACTGCTGCGCCACGGGTTCGACAGCATCTGCCAAGAACTCGTCCGCGGCACGATGGCGGCCTATCTGCGCCCCGACACCACACTGTTCGACCGTTGCGCCGAGGCGGTCGAAAAGAGTTTCAGCAAGCTCACGTTCGTTCGCACCTTCTGCAACGGCGACCGGGAGATCGCCGAGGCCATGGGCGTCTCCATGGGGCCGACGGATCTGCTGCGCGTCGCCCTCACCGCGCCATTCATCATCGGACGGTTCAACGTCGTGAGCCAGGCCAGCCGAATTCCCGTGCTCCGCGACATCACCGACGCCTATGTGATCGGGTTGCTCAAGCTGCGGCTAGCGACTTATGGAAAGCCTGAATTCACTACCGATGCAACGCATTACACGCCCGTACCGCACTAG